A window from Chaetodon trifascialis isolate fChaTrf1 chromosome 5, fChaTrf1.hap1, whole genome shotgun sequence encodes these proteins:
- the atox1 gene encoding copper transport protein ATOX1: MTKHEFEVAMTCEGCSGAVTKVLNKLGDVKFEIDLPKKLVWIESDRDVDVLMETLKKCGKEVKYNGTK; this comes from the exons ATGACC AAGCACGAGTTTGAGGTGGCGATGACCTGTGAGGGATGCTCGGGAGCTGTTACCAAAGTCCTCAACAAGCTGGGAG ATGTGAAGTTTGAGATCGACCTGCCGAAGAAGCTGGTTTGGATCGAGTCTGACAGAGATGTGGACGTTCTCATGGAAACACTGAAGAAATGTGGAAAGGAGGTCAAGTACAATGGCACTAAGTGA